A single genomic interval of Prunus dulcis chromosome 5, ALMONDv2, whole genome shotgun sequence harbors:
- the LOC117626877 gene encoding zinc finger protein 346-like, which yields MCANSTPSSTNHVTIPLYTNPNSNFTTKSHSQMFNPSQDSTNFTYHIPYQSNTINPNSNQRWLFPPPVVPSAVAFDPAIRPPGTEPNVNSGSYSWTHVVFQAQTPFVEDPNAGSQNGAIQQAEPVGHEASIKSLNESLLVPTTSNSLWNSNGTNRCDVCNISCSSKENYEAHILGKKHQKKIRMQYNPTAATSNVLNNISLPSQTSSVGGQVIFGGSGVAAGAELETKRRKVVNGGAAVDSMVVCTICNVVCNSQEVYIKHLAGKRHRAQASLVAPNVGPYFAAVQSEVTGIWSKDPNKIKLIQSAWCEVCKVNCNSNDTYIKHLVGKKHQKNLEQLEKLKNDGSASTSNVPSVATNAIIGPMENPGAKGSQPEEDLETKKRKIISGGAAAGAVRTCTVCNVVCNSQTVFSSHLAGQKHAAMVKKQAEVGVAIRASQQITAS from the exons ATGTGTGCAAACTCAACACCTTCTTCAACGAACCACGTCACAATCCCATTATACACTAACCCTAATTCCAACTTCACTACAAAGTCACACTCCCAAATGTTCAATCCTTCACAAGATTCCACCAATTTCACCTATCACATTCCTTATCAATCCAACACCATAAACCCTAACAGTAACCAACGTTGGTTGTTTCCTCCACCAGTGGTTCCCTCTGCAGTAGCCTTCGATCCAGCCATTCGCCCGCCTGGAACTGAACCAAATGTCAATTCAGGCTCATACTCGTGGACCCATGTTGTATTCCAAGCTCAAACGCCATTTGTTGAAGACCCAAATGCTGGGTCTCAGAATGGGGCTATCCAACAAGCTGAACCTGTTGGACACGAAGCT TCTATCAAGTCTCTGAATGAGAGTTTGTTAGTGCCCACCACTTCAAATTCTTTGTGGAATAGCAATGGGACAAATCGGTGTGATGTTTGTAATATCAGTTGTAGTAGCAAAGAAAATTACGAGGCACACATATTGGGAaagaaacaccaaaaaaaaatcagaatgcAATATAATCCCACTGCTGCAACCTCTAATGTTCTAAACAATATCAGTCTGCCAAGCCAAACAAGCAGTGTAGGTGGGCAAGTGATATTTGGGGGTTCAGGTGTGGCTGCTGGTGCAGAATTGGAAACAAAGAGACGTAAGGTTGTGAATGGTGGTGCAGCAGTTGATTCCATGGTGGTTTGCACAATATGCAACGTTGTTTGCAATAGCCAAGAAGTTTACATTAAGCACCTGGCTGGTAAAAGGCACAGGGCGCAG GCTAGCTTAGTGGCTCCAAATGTTGGCCCATATTTTGCTGCAGTTCAATCTGAAGTTACTGGCATTTGGAGTAAAGAtccaaataaaatcaaactgATTCAGTCTGCATGGTGTGAAGTTTGTAAAGTCAATTGTAACAGCAATGACACCTACATCAAACACCTAGTTGGAAAGAAACATCAAAAGAACTTGGAGCAACTTGAAAAGTTAAAGAATGATGGCAGTGCCTCAACCTCAAATGTTCCATCAGTTGCAACAAATGCAATAATTGGACCAATGGAAAACCCAGGAGCCAAGGGTTCCCAGCCAGAGGAGGATTTGGAGACAAAGAAGCGAAAGATCATATCAGGAGGAGCAGCAGCTGGTGCGGTCAGAACGTGTACTGTATGCAATGTGGTGTGCAATAGTCAAACAGTTTTTAGTTCTCATCTTGCTGGTCAGAAGCATGCTGCTATGGTGAAGAAACAGGCAGAAGTTGGAGTAGCAATTAGAGCCTCTCAACAGATAACCGCTTCTTAA